Below is a genomic region from Sneathia vaginalis.
ATTTTGGATCAGTTAATATTGTAGCTAAGACATTAAAAGAAATAGGGGGAACAGCATTTGGATTATTTGTTCCTATACTAGCAGGTTATGTTGCATATAGCATGGGTCAAAAATCAGCATTAACAGCAGGACTTGTAGCAGGTGCATTAGCAGTAAGTGGTGGTTCAGGATTCCTAGGAGCATTAGTTGGTGGACTATTTGCAGGTTTAATTGTTAGTTGGTTAAATAATGGAATAAACAAGGTGTCTGAAAAATTCAGAGGTATATATTTAATCCTTGTAATACCAGTAGTCAGTGTATTAATTACAGGTCTAGCTATGACATTTATACTAAACCCAATAGTTAGTGTTATAAACAAAGCGATGATAGACTTCTTAAATAATATGAATTCAGGTTCAAGAATTATACTAGGTTTAATAGTTGGTGGAATGATGGCAGTAGATATGGGTGGTCCTATTAATAAGGCAGCATATGTATTTGGTACTGGTACTCTAGAAGCTACAATTGCAACAGGTGGAAGTTCAGCTATGGCTGCTGTAATGGCAGGTGGTATGGTTCCTCCATTAGCATTAGCAATAGCAACTACTATATTTAAAGAAAAGTATTCAAAAGAAGAAAGACAAGCAGGAATATCAAACTATATAATGGGATTATCATTTATTACAGAAGGTGCAATACCATTTGCAGCAGCAAATCCATTAAGAGTAATACCAGCTTGTGTTATAGGGTCAGCAATTGCTGGAGCAATAACAATGTTCTTTAACATTAAAATACCTGCACCACATGGTGGAATTTTAGTAATGTTCTTATCTACAAATATTTTACTATATATTTTAGCAGTATTAGTAGGAAGTATAGTATCAGCAGTTATATTAGGTATATTAAAGAAGAAATAAAAAAAGAGAGTTGTTGCAAAGTGACTAATTTTTCATTTTGTTAAGCTCCTATAAAAAAATCTCTCAAAATTTTCGGGAGATTTTTTTGTACAATATATAATATATTTTACTTTATATTATTTTAATGATATAATATACGAAAAATATAAAGAGTGAGGTTACTATGATAAAAATTAATACAAAACTTGTATTTAGCATTACATTATCAGTTATATTATCATTTTTCACTATTTTTGTCATATATTTAAGAAAAAATATCTTTGATTATCTTATACAAAAAGATAACAGGATATTTAAAGCACTTTTAATTTTGTTTGTATCTATGATATTTTTAGAAATATTTAAACTTATACTAAAATTAAATAATGCTAGAATAATAAAAGAGTGGAATTTAAATTTGAGTAGTAATATTAGTAAAAAAATATGCAATTTACCATATAAAGAATTTTCTGATGCATCATCATATATTTCATGGTATACAAATGATTTACCTTTGGTTAGTTCATATATTTTTCAAAATTATATAGAGGTATTTAACCAAGTTTTATTTACAATATTTTCAATAGGTTTTTTATATTATATTAATTATATTTTAGCTATTACTTCTATTTTATTTCTAATAATATTGTATTTTACAGGTAAAATATTTGGAGATAAAATAGGTAAATACTATCAAAGATATGCAATAATGCTTCAAGAATACAATAGTACTATAAGCAATTTCTTGGAGGGCTTAAATATATTAAGTTATTTTAATAGAAAAGATTTCTATAAACAAATGGTATATAAAGAACAAGACAAGATAGAAACTCAAATGTATAATATAAAATGCTTAACAGCATTTTCTGATTTGTCATTTGCAGGGACTAAAGGTTTTTTAGAATTAGTTATGTTTGTAGTTACAATTTATTTGATATATATAAATAAAATAAGTGCTGGTAATGTATTAGTTACACCATTTATCCTTTCTACTTTTTTAGATGCTGGTATGAAATTAGCAGATATATATATACAAATTAAATTTTCTAAGGATTTAAAATCAAAATTAGAAAAATATGAAAAAAATGAATTAATACTTTATCCAAATATGAAACATAAGATAGAAATAAAAGATGTGTCATTTAAATATGGAGAAAAAGAAATATTAAAAAAATGCAATATGCTTTTTGAAAAGAATAAGAAATATGCAATAGTAGGTAAAAGTGGAAGTGGTAAGTCTACAATATTGAAGTTAATTTTAGGTATATTAAAACCTACAGAAGGATATATATACGTAGATGACCAAATACTTGATAATAAAAGAGATTTAGATTTCTCAAAAGAAATTTCATATGTAAGCCAAGAAGTATATATGTTTAATTTAAGTATTAGGGAGAATTTAACTTTAGGATATGAATATACAGAAGATAGTATAGAAAAGGCATTAAAAGAAGCAAAGGTGTATGAAAATATTTGTACTAAAAATGATAAATTAGAAAGTAATTGTAATGAATTATCTGGAGGAGAAAAGCAAAGAATATCGTTAGCAAGAGCCTTATTAAGAAATACTAATACGATAATATTAGATGAAGCAACATCAGCTGTGGATAAGAAGACGAGCAAAGAAATAGAGGATATATTACTAAGTAAAGAAGATAAGACGGTAATAGTAATATCACATCATTTAGATGAAGAAGATAGTAGAAAATTTGATATGATTATAAAAATATAATAAAAAATATACATATATTGGAGGTAAAAAGATGATCAAGTATATAATGAAAAATAAAAAATATTTATTAATTAGTGTACTTTTTTATTTTTTGAGCTCTGTTTTTAATATATTAGTATCGTATTCTATGGGTTTTTTTACAAATGCATCATTAAAAAAAGAATTAAATATTGTTATTATTTGGGCTTTAATAACATTATTATCAATAGTTATTTCAAATTTTTTTCAGGGGATTACAATATTTTTTAGAGGAAGATTTTCATCTTATGCTATATTAAATTTAAAAAATGAAATTTATAAAAAGATATTAAAAATAGAAAACAATAAGGATGTAGATAATTATTTTTCTATTATTAATGCTGATATAGAAATATTAAAGAAAGATTATTTTGAAGGGATTGTATTATTTATATCTATAATTATAAAGATAGTTATATCATGTATTGCGATTTTAGCACTAAATTTTGAGATTTTTATATTATTTATAATTATAACAATTCCAACGACATTTTTTTTACCATTTTTAAAAAAGAAACTTTCTTTAAAAAAATCAAAAATGAGTAAAAATAATTTTTTATTCACAAAAGAATTGAAAAATTATCTTTTTGGTAATGATGTAATAATTCAATTTGATAAAAGAAATAATTTCATTTTACGATTACTAAAAATTGATAAAGACTTTGAACTTTCAAAAGAAGAAAATAAAAATTGGGATAGTAATGTCAGTCTATTTTCAACAACTTTAGTAATGGTGTCTCAAATGTTTTGTATGATAATAGGAGCATATTATATTTATTTAGGAAAAATAGAGATAGGTACTATGATAACAACTACACAGTTATTAAATTATATAGTGCTTCCAATTTCTTCATTAAATAGTAATTTTGTTAAAATAAAATCCACAAAAAAAATAATAGAAAAAATTGATAATATTTTAAAAATTAATGAATTAAATAATCTTGAAAATATAGATGGAGACATAGAGTTTAAAAACTTTAGTGTAAAGTTTGATAATAAAATATTATATAAAAATTTTAATTATAGTTTTAAAAAAGGAAATAGATATTTAATTCGTGGTGCAAGTGGAACAGGTAAAACTATATTAATAAAAAGTTTATTGAAAAGAAATAACAATTATTATGGAGAAATATTTATTAATAATAAGAATATAAAGGACTTATCACAAAAAAATATTTTAGATAAAATTATTTATGTATCACAAAATGATTATATTTTTGATGTAGGTGTATCTGAAAACATTAAATTATTTGATGATTTTGAAGTATCTGAAATAATAAAAGAATTAGAAATAAAGACGA
It encodes:
- a CDS encoding ABC transporter ATP-binding protein, which codes for MIKYIMKNKKYLLISVLFYFLSSVFNILVSYSMGFFTNASLKKELNIVIIWALITLLSIVISNFFQGITIFFRGRFSSYAILNLKNEIYKKILKIENNKDVDNYFSIINADIEILKKDYFEGIVLFISIIIKIVISCIAILALNFEIFILFIIITIPTTFFLPFLKKKLSLKKSKMSKNNFLFTKELKNYLFGNDVIIQFDKRNNFILRLLKIDKDFELSKEENKNWDSNVSLFSTTLVMVSQMFCMIIGAYYIYLGKIEIGTMITTTQLLNYIVLPISSLNSNFVKIKSTKKIIEKIDNILKINELNNLENIDGDIEFKNFSVKFDNKILYKNFNYSFKKGNRYLIRGASGTGKTILIKSLLKRNNNYYGEIFINNKNIKDLSQKNILDKIIYVSQNDYIFDVGVSENIKLFDDFEVSEIIKELEIKTNINDIVELSGGEKQKINLARAFIREADVYIFDEPTNFLDYKSKQKVIDKIFSLKNKIILVISHDTDRSFIDKFDHIIELGDIN
- a CDS encoding ATP-binding cassette domain-containing protein; amino-acid sequence: MIKINTKLVFSITLSVILSFFTIFVIYLRKNIFDYLIQKDNRIFKALLILFVSMIFLEIFKLILKLNNARIIKEWNLNLSSNISKKICNLPYKEFSDASSYISWYTNDLPLVSSYIFQNYIEVFNQVLFTIFSIGFLYYINYILAITSILFLIILYFTGKIFGDKIGKYYQRYAIMLQEYNSTISNFLEGLNILSYFNRKDFYKQMVYKEQDKIETQMYNIKCLTAFSDLSFAGTKGFLELVMFVVTIYLIYINKISAGNVLVTPFILSTFLDAGMKLADIYIQIKFSKDLKSKLEKYEKNELILYPNMKHKIEIKDVSFKYGEKEILKKCNMLFEKNKKYAIVGKSGSGKSTILKLILGILKPTEGYIYVDDQILDNKRDLDFSKEISYVSQEVYMFNLSIRENLTLGYEYTEDSIEKALKEAKVYENICTKNDKLESNCNELSGGEKQRISLARALLRNTNTIILDEATSAVDKKTSKEIEDILLSKEDKTVIVISHHLDEEDSRKFDMIIKI